Below is a genomic region from Methanosphaera sp. ISO3-F5.
AAGTATTTTTTTTAAACAATCAATTAAATGAAAAAAAATTAATACTAAGATAATTATAAAATTTATTAAAGTTTCATTAATAAAAATATTAAGGTGAATATTTATGTCTGAACGAGATGACAAAATAGACCAAATAATTAAACAGATAGATGAATATGGCTCTAAATTTTTAAGATTACAGTTTTCTGATATTCATGGTATTCCTAAAAGTATGGCGGTATCACTTAAAAAACCAGATGATGCCGAAGATATAATTAATGATGGGTTATTATTTGATGGATCATCCGTACCCGGTTTTGTTGATATTAATGACAGTGACTTAGCATTAAAGCCAGACATTAATACTTTTTCAACATTACCATGGAGGCCTGAAGATAAAGGAACGGGCCGGTTTATTTGTGATATCTACAATACAGATGGTAGTAATTTTGAAGGTGATCCGAGGGGAGTTCTTAAAAAATCTTTGAAAAAAGCAGATGAAAGAGGATATCAATTTAATATGGGTCCTGAACCTGAATTTTTCATTATTGAACGTGATGAAAATGGAGAGTTCAAGCCTTCAGATGATGCATTTTACTTTGATGTTGAACCACTGGATAAAGGAACCGATTTGAGAAGAGAAATAGTATTAGGATTAGAAAAATTGGACTTTCATATTGAACTTAGTCATCATGAAGCTGCACCAGGACAACACGAAATCGATTTCAGATTTGCTGATGCAATGAAAACTGCTGATGCAGTAATTACTTTCAAACAGGCTATTAAAGCTTTGGTAAGTAATTTAGGATATGATGTTACATTTATGCCTAAACCTTTCTTTGGTGTTAATGGTAGTGGTATGCATTGTAATCAGAGTTTATTTAAGGATGGAAAAAATATTTTTTATGACCCTAATACAGAAACTGGTTTGTCACAGGAAGCTCTTTATTTCATTGGTGGGTTATTAAAACATGCTAAAGCATTGTCTGCTATTTTATCTCCTACTGTTAATTCATATAAACGTTTAGTTCCGGGTTATGAAGCTCCTTGTTATATTGCATATGGACTTAGGAATAGATCTACTCTTTTAAGAATTCCGGCATCAAGAGGTCTTGGTACAAGAATAGAGTGCAGATCACCGGATCCTTCATGTAATCCTTATTTGGCCTTTGCAGTATTGCTTGAAGCCGGATTGGATGGTATGGATAATAAAATTGATCCTGGAGAACCTACAGAATTTAATGCATTTGAATTTACTCCGGAAGAATTGTTAGAAAAAGGTATTGATACTTTACCTACCAGTCTTTGGGAAGCTTATCATTCATTGGAAAAAGATGAAGTTGTCATTAATGCATTAGGGGATTATGTTTATAATCAGTTTTATAACATTAAACGTCAGGAATGGGATGATTATAGGGTTCAAGTATTTGATTATGAACGTGACAGATACTTAAATGTATAATTTTATTTATTTCCTTTTTTTTTTAACAATTTGTTGATATACGGAATGTTCACTTTTCACAGATGTTATCTACTGTAATAAACATTTCAAAATAAATAAAATGAATATAGTTACAAATAAAATATTAAAATATAACTTAATTATTCTAACATTTAAAAGTGAAGATTCAATAATATCTAATCTATAATTTTTTTTACGAGTGATTGTTAGAATAAAACTTAATTAACACAAAATTATTTAATATTAATGACTCTGAGAATACTTTAAAATTTTGATTAATAATGCAACAATTCATACTCTATCTACATATGGAACCACGAATTAAAAAAATAATTTATTATTTATTGACTAATACAATAATATTCTATTAGGATGTGATACTATCACAGTACAACAAGAAACCGATATGAAAATGATGGAAATTTTAAGAATATTATACAATGAAAATGAAATTTTGGGTGCTAAAGTAATTTCTGAAGAATTAAATAATAGAGGATATTCTTTAGGGGAAAGAGCAGTAAGATATCATATGCATATTCTTGATGAAAAAGGTTTGACAGAAAAAATTGGATATAAAGGTCGAAAAATAACATCTAAAGGAATAGATGAACTTAAAAAAGGATTAATATATGATCAAGTGGATTTCACATATTCTCGTTTTCAAGAAAAAATGTATAATGTATCCTTAGATTACAATACTTCAAAAGGATTAGTTATAGTAAATTTGTCTAGTATTAATGAAGTTGATTCAAAAGATATTATAGATGAATTCTTTAAAAATGGGCTGGCAGTAAGTCAAAAATATAATTTTTACGAACAAAATAATGAAACTTATATTGAAACAGTATGTGGAACAACAATTGATGGTGTCTTCCAAAAAAATGGAATAGTTACTAAACCATTATATGGTGGATTATTAAAAGTTGAAGATTATACTCCTATTAATTTCATAGAACAGATATCTTATGAAAAAACATCTATCACTCCTCTTGAAGCATTCACAAGTCATGATAACACGTCAGTATTGGATGTTGCTAATGATGGAACCGGTGTAATTCCCGCAAATTTCAGAATCATTCCAGCGTCTAAACGTGATGATGCAATAAAAATCATTAATAAATTATCTAAAATAGGTGTTGGTGGAGTAATACATGTTGGTGAAGCAGGTAAATCTGTATTGGGAATTCCAGTTCCAGAAAACATGATTGGAATAGTGATTATAGGTGGAGTAGCTCCTTTATGTGCTGCCCAGGAAAGTGGTTATGATTTAAATATCAAACTTGCTGATAGTTTTGCCGAATATAGTCAAATGTCATTAGTTCATAAGAATGTTAAATTACCTCTAAAAAAATGTTCTAAAAAATCTAAACAGAATGTTTCATTTGTTTTAAATAAAATATATAATTTAATATCTAATGTGGATTATGATATTGAATCTTTTACCGGAAATGTTATTTCAAACATATCTTATATTGAAAAAACATTTGTGGATGATGCTATTGAAATATTGGATAATTTATATAAAAATAAACAGGAATACTGTATGGGGAATAATTATGCTCTTGTTGATGAAAAAGATGATAAAATAGGTATAGCTACTATTTGTAGTTTAACTATTGATGGAATTTTAACTAATTATGGAATTAATGTTAATCCAGTTTATAGTGGTATTCTTGATATTTATAAGAAGAACAGACGCTTTATAGAACTTGTATCTTATAAAGGTTCTTCTGTAGATCCTCATGAAATTTTTATCAAAAAAAATATGCATGATATAAATGGTTCTTTATCTAATGATGGTAAGATATTGGCAAGTGTGCATACAGTTCCTTATGTTTCTCGTGATGCAAGTAAAGATATTTTGGATATTATAAAAAAATCTGGTTTCGATGTACTTAAACTTGGTCAAACTAATGAATATATGTATAATGCAAAAATAGAAAAATATCATTTTGGTTATGTTGTACCTGGCGGTTTAAATCCTATAGCTGCTATTAAAGAAGAGGGGATACCTGTTGATGTAAAATCTATAGAAAGGATTATGGATTATTCTTCTTTTGAAGAGTTATAATTCATTTTATATTTCTTATTTTTCCATAGTTTGTTATTATTTTTAATTGTTTTTGTCTCTTTATTGCTGTTTTATATTTTTCCAAGTAATTTTTAAGTATTCCTAAAAATCAATTGATTTAAATACTTTTTTTAATAGAGTTACAGTTATACAATGGTAGGTATTGTTTAAGGAGTAAAATAAAACTTATTATTTGTATAATTGGTGATTTAATATGGTTAATCAAGTTTTGAATAACTTGGTAAATAAAATAAGAGTGATTTAATATGGCAATAATTATTGATACAAGTATATGTCAAGGAGTAGATGCATGTCCAGAACACGGATTATGTATAGAAATATGTGCATTAAATGCATTAGATAATGTTGATGGTAGACCAGTAGTTAATGAGGATGCATGTCCGGAATGTGGTCTGTGCATTATGAATTGTCCAAAAGAAGCTATTTCTAAACCATAAGTTTTATATTTATATTTTTTTATTCTATTTTTAATTTTTATTAATTCATTTTTTTTTTTAAAAAAAGGGGAATTTAAGGGGATTAATTAAGATTTATGTTATTATAACATCTAGTTTATCATCTTTTATAGCGTTTTTAATTTCTCTTGAAATTCTACGACCCATACTCATAACTTCACCAAATTGGATGTATGAGTAAGCTGAACCATTCATGAATGTGTTTGTACCACCATCAATACGAGCACTCATTTCAAATATAACAATTTCACGATCATCATTTACTAGGCATTGTAGACAAAATGGACCGTTCATACCAGGTTTAACTAATTCTTTTGCTGTTTCAACGAGTTTATCACCGTTTTCAAATACTTGTGGTAATAAGGATTCTCTGATTACAACAGGATGGTTTCCACTAACAACATATGATGGACTTAGATTTGCTTCAATTTGTTCTTGGGCTGGAATTCTTACAATTCCATCAATGTTTGTTTCATATCTACTATCCATACCTAGAACTTCTACTTCATCTTTTAAAGCAGAGTAGAAATAATGAATACAGAAGTTTGTTCCACATACATATTCTTCTATATGTGCATCTTTAACATCTTCATCAGTTATCCATCCTCTTGATTTCATTTCATCAATTTTTTCTTGGAATTCATCATAACTTGAGCAGATAAAGTATCCTTGTCCTCCTCTTGCCCCAGGGAATTTGACCATAACTGC
It encodes:
- the glnA gene encoding type I glutamate--ammonia ligase — its product is MSERDDKIDQIIKQIDEYGSKFLRLQFSDIHGIPKSMAVSLKKPDDAEDIINDGLLFDGSSVPGFVDINDSDLALKPDINTFSTLPWRPEDKGTGRFICDIYNTDGSNFEGDPRGVLKKSLKKADERGYQFNMGPEPEFFIIERDENGEFKPSDDAFYFDVEPLDKGTDLRREIVLGLEKLDFHIELSHHEAAPGQHEIDFRFADAMKTADAVITFKQAIKALVSNLGYDVTFMPKPFFGVNGSGMHCNQSLFKDGKNIFYDPNTETGLSQEALYFIGGLLKHAKALSAILSPTVNSYKRLVPGYEAPCYIAYGLRNRSTLLRIPASRGLGTRIECRSPDPSCNPYLAFAVLLEAGLDGMDNKIDPGEPTEFNAFEFTPEELLEKGIDTLPTSLWEAYHSLEKDEVVINALGDYVYNQFYNIKRQEWDDYRVQVFDYERDRYLNV
- a CDS encoding NrpR regulatory domain-containing protein; translation: MKMMEILRILYNENEILGAKVISEELNNRGYSLGERAVRYHMHILDEKGLTEKIGYKGRKITSKGIDELKKGLIYDQVDFTYSRFQEKMYNVSLDYNTSKGLVIVNLSSINEVDSKDIIDEFFKNGLAVSQKYNFYEQNNETYIETVCGTTIDGVFQKNGIVTKPLYGGLLKVEDYTPINFIEQISYEKTSITPLEAFTSHDNTSVLDVANDGTGVIPANFRIIPASKRDDAIKIINKLSKIGVGGVIHVGEAGKSVLGIPVPENMIGIVIIGGVAPLCAAQESGYDLNIKLADSFAEYSQMSLVHKNVKLPLKKCSKKSKQNVSFVLNKIYNLISNVDYDIESFTGNVISNISYIEKTFVDDAIEILDNLYKNKQEYCMGNNYALVDEKDDKIGIATICSLTIDGILTNYGINVNPVYSGILDIYKKNRRFIELVSYKGSSVDPHEIFIKKNMHDINGSLSNDGKILASVHTVPYVSRDASKDILDIIKKSGFDVLKLGQTNEYMYNAKIEKYHFGYVVPGGLNPIAAIKEEGIPVDVKSIERIMDYSSFEEL
- a CDS encoding 4Fe-4S binding protein encodes the protein MAIIIDTSICQGVDACPEHGLCIEICALNALDNVDGRPVVNEDACPECGLCIMNCPKEAISKP
- a CDS encoding formate--phosphoribosylaminoimidazolecarboxamide ligase, with protein sequence MGKVKKEDINKILEGYDKENITIATLGSHTALHILRGAKQEGFRTAVVCEKGKEVPYQRFGVADEFIFVDEYKDIVNEEVQEQLKAMNAIVVPHGSFVAYAGLSNVEDKFNVPMFGNRDILRWEAERDKERKMITESGIRMPNKYENPEDIDKAVMVKFPGARGGQGYFICSSYDEFQEKIDEMKSRGWITDEDVKDAHIEEYVCGTNFCIHYFYSALKDEVEVLGMDSRYETNIDGIVRIPAQEQIEANLSPSYVVSGNHPVVIRESLLPQVFENGDKLVETAKELVKPGMNGPFCLQCLVNDDREIVIFEMSARIDGGTNTFMNGSAYSYIQFGEVMSMGRRISREIKNAIKDDKLDVIIT